Part of the Chitinivibrionales bacterium genome, GACGGATTATGAGCACATCACAGACAACCGCACCGGTATCATTTTTAGAATAGCCATAGGGTACCAGGGCTCCGTGAATAACATGGGAGACCACAAATTCTCTATTCGAAGGAAGCTGAAGGGTGTATTCTTTTACCTGCCAGATAATACCGTTATCTTTCAACTCCAGACGGTCCTTTTCGACAAAGGCACCACCGGGATACTCCTGTCGTTTCTCCCAGAATCCGGCAAACATTTTTCTGGCCGAATCCTTCTCCTGTTCAGTAAAATTATCCACCACCGTGTAGTCTTCCATGGGAGATTCCAGCAGGGAAGCAAAGTGGCTTGGGAGCCCCTCTTTTGATATTCTGTTGGTAATTATTGCAACGACAACAAGAACAATAATAAGAGGGACCGCTTTAATTAAGGTGCGGGCTCGCTTAGGTTCTTTTTGTGTTCTCATATATAAGGCTACCTGCCGCCTTTCGGCAATTATGTGCTATAAAACTATATTTGACGGAATGCCGAATGCAAATTAACCGACCGTATATGCACTAAGAAAGGAAAAGTGACCGGTTTTTCGCCCCAAAAGTTATTTTGATTCTTATTATCCTAATAATATAGATCCTGCCGCCGGGGGATCAATATTCGTTGAGTATGGGAGTAATGTATTAAAATGGCGTTCCAGGGATTACCCTGTTCATGCTCTATCCCAGATTTTCAGGAGAGCATTCCTGAATAGAAAAATGAAAGGTGTGCGATGAAAGAGGCTGTAAAAAAAATATTGGAAGAAATTGGTGAAGATCCCAATCGCGAGGGTCTTTTGAAGACTCCTGAGCGGGTTAAAAACGCCTATGCGCACCTGATGAAAGGTTATTCACAGGATCCGGATAAAATTATCGGTAATGCCATATTTCATGAGCCATGCGATAATATGATTATTGTAAGGGATATTGAAGTATACAGCATGTGCGAACATCATATGCTTCCCTTTTTCGGCAAATGCCATATCGGTTATATCTCAAAAGACAAGGTTTTCGGAGTCAGTAAACTCGCCCGTCTGGTCGACTGTTTCGCTCGCCGTCTTCAGGTACAGGAACGGCTTACACATCAGATCGCGTCACATCTTATGGACCCGATCGATGCCGAAGGTGTTGGCGTTGTTATTGAGGCCCAGCATCTGTGCATGATGATGCGAGGGGTGAGTAAGCAAAATTCACATATGATCACTTCGGCCATGCTCGGAAGTTTCAGAGACGACTCCCTGACCCGGAATGAATTCCTTCGTCTGATTTCCATGGAGCGACGGTAAATGCGCTCCCCTTCGGTGATTACATGCATTCTGTTTTCGGCATTGCTCTGTATTTGCAAGGCATCGGAACAGATCGTTACGATTCCGAGTAAATTGATGAGCCGAAAATTCAAGGCCAGTGTTGTTGTACCCGATTCCTACGATTCTTCCCTGAAATCATACTCCGTTATCTATCTTCTGCATGGCTACGGCCGTGATCACAAAAGCTGGGGTACACTCGTTCCGCTCGATAAACTTTCGAATAAATACCAGGTGATCTTTGTTTGCCCAAGCGGCAATCGCAATTCATGGTATGTCGACAGCCCGGTGAAAAAGAACTTCCTTTTTGCCACATACATCACCCGGGAAGTAGTACACTTTATCGACAGTACCTGGCGAACCCATGCCACCGACAAAGGACGGGCAGTTATCGGATCGAGCATGGGAGGGCATGGGGCACTCACCATAACCGCACAAAATCCCGATCTTTTTATCGGCGCGGGAAGCATTAGTGGTATAGTAGATCTGAACGATTTTCCGAATGAATGGGAGATCGACCGCGTTCTTGGCCCCTGGCAGACCAGCAAAGAAAACTGGGATTCCTTCAGTTTTATCGGAATGATCGATTCGTTGGTAAAAAAAGAGCGTGCCCTTGTTATCGAATGCGGCACCGATGATCCCGTGCTGGCCGGCAACCGCAAGGCTCATGAAAAAATGCTTTCGCTCGAAATCGAGCATGATTATTATGAACGGCCGGGTAACCACACACAGAAGTATGTAAAAAAAGTCTTTGAGTACCATCTGTTATATTTCAGCAGAAGGCTTCTGGAGCCGAGGTAGGAGCAAAGTGGGAACGAGCGCACGAGGGAATAAAGCCATATCATAATTATTTAGGAAATTTCAATTAGCTCAGGCGGTGAAAGCCCAGTACAAGTCGCTCCAGCAACTCTAACCTCAGCCTCAAACGTAACCTTTTCTTATTCTACACATCCGCAGTAAGCGGCAGATTCTGGAGAACCGGTCCGAGCATCCGCATATTAAGGCTTTTGAGCCATTGAGCCATTTCGGCAGTCGAGGTAATTGAGTCGGCGTGGGAAACACTCTCCGAGGCTTCGGCATAACTTACCCTCGAAATGAGTTCTTTCAAAATAGGGATATTTCGGGGAATGACACTGAACCGGCGTAATCCAAGCCCGAGCAGCAGAATCGTATGAAAAGGATTACCCGCCATTTCTCCGCATATCGAGAGCGGTTTACCGTGACGGTTGGCGGTTTGAATCGCAGTCTCGATTATCTTTAAAAATGCGGGCTCGATCGGATCGTACAGGTAGTTAACCTTTGCATTATTTCGATCCGCTGCACTGAGGTACTGAATAAGGTCGTTGGTACCGATTGATGCAAAGTCGATCTCTTTCATGAAATTATCCATTTCAAGAATTGCCAGGGGGACCTCGAACAGTACCCCAACCGGGGGTATCTTTATCCCAATGCGCCTGGCAACATCACCGATAAACTGACGGACCTTGATCCACTCGGTAAGGGTGGTAACCATGGGCACCATTATCGAATAATTGGCTTTCTTTCCGGCTTGCATAATTGCTGAGAGCTGGGTTTGGAAGATGTCTTTCCGTTCAAGAAATATCCTTACCGCGCGCCATCCCATAAAAGGATTATACTCGGCAGGCATGTCGAAAAACTCCGGCACCTTGTCTCCGCCGATATCCATAAGACGGATAACGCAGGGCTTCTTCCCCATTTTCTCGAAAATGGACTCATAATATTTGCGCTGTGTCTCCTCGGGGGGGAAACTTTTTCGATTAGTAAGCAGATATTCGGTTCTCACCAGTCCGACCCCATCGGCTCCGTGCTCCTCGGCAAAAGTGACATCTTCAGGGAGCGAAACGTTTGCCAGAACCTCAATAGGAATACCATCCCGGGTATACACCGGTCTGTTCCACTTGGCCTTGAGCTTCTCGTATTCCTTATCCAGGACCTTAAGTTGCGTAAATTTTTCGATTATTGAGGCTGTGGGTCTTACAACAACCTGGGCTTTCGCTGCATCGACATATACCATGTCTCCGGGATGGATATACTCGTTGATATTACGGATACCGGAGACAACCGGAATAGCGTATGAACGGGCAATAATTGCTGCATGCGATGTTTTACCACCGCTTGCACTGACCACCGCCTGAATTTTCGACTTATCATAAGAGAGAATGTCGGTAGGCGTAAACATACGGGATACGATCAACACGACCGGTTCAATAAATGTTTTGGCCCGTCCGTCTTCATGGTGAATATATGATACGAGTCGTTCACAAATTTCGACCATGTCCGAGCTTCGTTCCCTGAAATAAGAGGTTCCTGCAGAGCTGAACCGCTTAATAAAATCGCTCGAAACGAGCCGGATTGAAGTTTCGAGGTCATAGAGCTTGGTGGTGATCGTTTCGACGACCTGCCCGATAAAAGCGGGGTCATCGAGAATATGCTCATAAATGGTTAAAAGGGATGAATCAAGAGCCTGCATCGAATCGGGCGCGGATGCCAGTCGGTGATAATCGTTTTTGGCTTTCTCTCGTATTTCGTTGAACCGCATTATCTGATCACCCACATCCTGCCGGGATATGGATACCGTGGTAGTCTGTGTTAATGCCCGGCCGACAAAAAATGCTTTCCCCAAGCCTTTTCCCGGAACAACACTGATACCGTTCAGCTTTTTCAGTCTTTTCATGGGAGAGCTACTTTCCAGATATTATTCTCGTATTCGCTGATTGTACGGTCTGAAGAAAACCATCCGGATCGTGCTATGTTGAGAAGACATTTCTGCAGCCAATCCAATCGTTTTTTATAGAGAAGATCGATTTTGTGCTGTTTTTCGGTATAATCATCGTAATCATAGAGTATATACTGATCATCAATATCCCGCAATGATGACAAGAGGGGATAAATCGACGGTCCGTCGGGAATAGCGGACAGCGTGCTTTCAATAAAGTTAATAATTTCCTTGAGTTCGGCATTATGCTCGAGAATTTCGGAAGGATAATAATTTTCTTTTTGAGGATATTCGCTTTTCTTTTTTCCGAAAGTAAGGATACTCTCATTTCCCAGTCGTTCTGAAAGTTCAATATTGGCGCCGCTCCAGCTTGCAAGAATGACCGCCCCGTTCAAAGCGAACTTCATATTACTTGTTCCGGATGCTTCGATAAGGGGAATAGAAAGCTGTTCGGCGATATCCGCTGCAGGTATCATATGTTCGGCCCAGGTAATACCATAATCGGGAATAAACACCACCCGGAGGTTGTTCTCCATTTGAGGATCATTATTGATGATATCTGCAAAGATATTGATAAGGTGGACCATCTGTTTGGCAAGGTGATCGGAGGGTGCCGCCTTTCCTGCAAAAATGTGGACCCTGTTCTGAACGCTCTCTTCACCGTTTTTTATACGAAGATAACGCGAGACAACATTGAGAAAATGGAGCAACTGCCTTTTGGGCAAATGGATGCGGGTGCACTGCACATCAAAGAGCGCATTTGGATTTATCGTAATGTCGAGGGTCTGCTTTACAACAGATGCCAGATTCTTTTTTGCCGAATGCTTGATATCGTCGAGCATGAAAAGAAAATCATTTTTGTTTTTATACAATTCCAGTTTTCTAAGCTGGGAAGAATCGGTAATCCACCCGTCGCCGATGGTTTCGGTAATCAGACCGGCAAGGGGCCGGTTTGCACTCAACAGCCACCGCCGGTGCGCTACTCCATTAGTTATTGAAACAAATTTGTTTGGAGTCGAGTTGAAAAACTTGGGATAAATATCCGACTTGAGCATATCAGTCTGAATTTTTGAAACGCCATTGACCGCAAAAGAACCGATGACTGCAAGATGGGACATACGAATGCGCTTCACTTCACCTTCTTCGATGAGTGAAAGGTCGGAAATCACACTCTTGCCTTTATCGGTTTTTGAGATCCGCTCGAGGTGACGGGCGTTGATTTCGTTGATAATTTCCATATGGCGAGGGAAAATCTGCGTCATCATGTAAACCGGCCAGGCTTCCAGATCATCCTTTCCCACAGCGTGACTTGTGTAGGCAAAGACATTCTCCACAATAGACCAGGCTCTCTCCCAGGTCAATTGCTCGATATCCAGAAGCATCCGCATCAGCTCGGGGATTGCCAGTGCACACCGGGTGCCGTTGAGTTGGATAACGACTTTCTTATCAAGATCGGTAATATCTTTGTTATGCACTTTAAATCGACGAACGATATCTTTTAATGATGCGCTTACCAGGAAAAATTGCTGCTTCAGACGCTGTTCGGTAGCCCGAAGCACATCTTCCTCGGGAAACAGGATATTGGTAAGGGTTCCCGTACCCGCCATCTCTTCACAGGCACGGATATAATCGCCATGATGCTGATAATCGGGCTTAAAGACTTCCGCTGATCTGGCCGACCAGAGGCGAAGCGTATTGACTGTTGAGTTCTTATAACCGGGAATCGGAATATCATAGGGAATTGCAATCGCTTTTTCGGTGTTGATCCATTCCCTCCATGTTTTACCTTTCGCAGGTGCATGCGATTCTCCCAGGAATTCGACCTCACAGGAATATTGTGGACGGATTATTTCCCACGGATGGCCTTTATGTAACCAATCGTAGGGTTCCTCGATCTGTTGGCCGTTGGATATTTCCTGACGGTACAGCCCGAAATCGTATCGCAGACCATATCCTATTGCAGGAAGCGCAGCTGAAGCCATAGAATCGATAAAACAGGCGGCAAGCCTTCCTTTACCTCCATTACCCAGTTCAAAATCATCCTCTTTCTCGACAAGTTCTTCAAGGGAAAATCCCAGATCAACCCCGACATCGATTACACTCTTCTCAATACCCATATTAACAATATTCTGACGAAGGCTTTTACCGAGAATGTATTCCATGGAAAGATAATACACCCGTCGTACATTGTTTTCATGGTACATTTTTTGGGTAACTATCCAATTATCAACCATCTGGCTTCGAACAGCATACGAAAGAGCCAGATACTTGTCATAGCTGGTTGCAGTTGCATAATCTTTTGCAAGAAAATAACGAAGGTAGCGGTAATAAAAATCTTTTAACGTCGACATCGGGCTTTTGCTCTACGTCCTTCCCTTATTACAAAACCAGGAAATTGAATTTCCGGAAATATTTTGGCCTGCGGCGGCGTGTACGGATACTAACAATTTGAAAATAAATATTATACGAAGGAAGATGGTTAAAATATTGTGTTTAGTATTATCCCTTCAGGAATAATTTATACAAAAATAATATAATTAAGAAATAATAATTTCATTAAAAAACTGTGAGTTGAAAATAATTCTTACTATGCACAAAGAGACCATTGCGATTTTCTGATGGTGACATTTATATTTAACTTTCTGTTACTGGCCAAAATAAAAAGACGACAGCCATCGAAATATATTAAATATCGAATCAGGTTTTTTATTATTAAGGCCAAAAAATCAGGAATAAGTGCTAAGTCTTTGTCATACAACAATTCAGGAGGGGTGGCCGAGCGGCTTAAGGCAACGGTTTGCTAAACCGTCGTAGGGGCAACTCTACCGGAGGTTCAAATCCTCTCCCCTCCGCCATTTTGTGATCTGCACCCCTGTCGATGAGACCCGTGCACAGTTCTTAAGGCGATATACATTGTGGATAATAAATCATCTCCTTCAGAATAACGGCAATGTCATTTCCGTTATTCTCTATTGTCACAATGTATAATTAAATAGATGAAAGAACTATACTCTG contains:
- the folE gene encoding GTP cyclohydrolase I FolE yields the protein MKEAVKKILEEIGEDPNREGLLKTPERVKNAYAHLMKGYSQDPDKIIGNAIFHEPCDNMIIVRDIEVYSMCEHHMLPFFGKCHIGYISKDKVFGVSKLARLVDCFARRLQVQERLTHQIASHLMDPIDAEGVGVVIEAQHLCMMMRGVSKQNSHMITSAMLGSFRDDSLTRNEFLRLISMERR
- a CDS encoding esterase family protein, producing MRSPSVITCILFSALLCICKASEQIVTIPSKLMSRKFKASVVVPDSYDSSLKSYSVIYLLHGYGRDHKSWGTLVPLDKLSNKYQVIFVCPSGNRNSWYVDSPVKKNFLFATYITREVVHFIDSTWRTHATDKGRAVIGSSMGGHGALTITAQNPDLFIGAGSISGIVDLNDFPNEWEIDRVLGPWQTSKENWDSFSFIGMIDSLVKKERALVIECGTDDPVLAGNRKAHEKMLSLEIEHDYYERPGNHTQKYVKKVFEYHLLYFSRRLLEPR
- the ptsP gene encoding phosphoenolpyruvate--protein phosphotransferase; translation: MKRLKKLNGISVVPGKGLGKAFFVGRALTQTTTVSISRQDVGDQIMRFNEIREKAKNDYHRLASAPDSMQALDSSLLTIYEHILDDPAFIGQVVETITTKLYDLETSIRLVSSDFIKRFSSAGTSYFRERSSDMVEICERLVSYIHHEDGRAKTFIEPVVLIVSRMFTPTDILSYDKSKIQAVVSASGGKTSHAAIIARSYAIPVVSGIRNINEYIHPGDMVYVDAAKAQVVVRPTASIIEKFTQLKVLDKEYEKLKAKWNRPVYTRDGIPIEVLANVSLPEDVTFAEEHGADGVGLVRTEYLLTNRKSFPPEETQRKYYESIFEKMGKKPCVIRLMDIGGDKVPEFFDMPAEYNPFMGWRAVRIFLERKDIFQTQLSAIMQAGKKANYSIMVPMVTTLTEWIKVRQFIGDVARRIGIKIPPVGVLFEVPLAILEMDNFMKEIDFASIGTNDLIQYLSAADRNNAKVNYLYDPIEPAFLKIIETAIQTANRHGKPLSICGEMAGNPFHTILLLGLGLRRFSVIPRNIPILKELISRVSYAEASESVSHADSITSTAEMAQWLKSLNMRMLGPVLQNLPLTADV
- the glgP gene encoding glycogen/starch/alpha-glucan family phosphorylase; amino-acid sequence: MSTLKDFYYRYLRYFLAKDYATATSYDKYLALSYAVRSQMVDNWIVTQKMYHENNVRRVYYLSMEYILGKSLRQNIVNMGIEKSVIDVGVDLGFSLEELVEKEDDFELGNGGKGRLAACFIDSMASAALPAIGYGLRYDFGLYRQEISNGQQIEEPYDWLHKGHPWEIIRPQYSCEVEFLGESHAPAKGKTWREWINTEKAIAIPYDIPIPGYKNSTVNTLRLWSARSAEVFKPDYQHHGDYIRACEEMAGTGTLTNILFPEEDVLRATEQRLKQQFFLVSASLKDIVRRFKVHNKDITDLDKKVVIQLNGTRCALAIPELMRMLLDIEQLTWERAWSIVENVFAYTSHAVGKDDLEAWPVYMMTQIFPRHMEIINEINARHLERISKTDKGKSVISDLSLIEEGEVKRIRMSHLAVIGSFAVNGVSKIQTDMLKSDIYPKFFNSTPNKFVSITNGVAHRRWLLSANRPLAGLITETIGDGWITDSSQLRKLELYKNKNDFLFMLDDIKHSAKKNLASVVKQTLDITINPNALFDVQCTRIHLPKRQLLHFLNVVSRYLRIKNGEESVQNRVHIFAGKAAPSDHLAKQMVHLINIFADIINNDPQMENNLRVVFIPDYGITWAEHMIPAADIAEQLSIPLIEASGTSNMKFALNGAVILASWSGANIELSERLGNESILTFGKKKSEYPQKENYYPSEILEHNAELKEIINFIESTLSAIPDGPSIYPLLSSLRDIDDQYILYDYDDYTEKQHKIDLLYKKRLDWLQKCLLNIARSGWFSSDRTISEYENNIWKVALP